One Desulfitibacter alkalitolerans DSM 16504 genomic window carries:
- a CDS encoding ABC transporter ATP-binding protein yields the protein MFDIEINSVTKTYPGANEPAVNNLTLAVEKGSIVTLLGPSGCGKSTTLRLIAGFERADSGSITLGGRVVSDNNTWIPPEKRGVGMVFQDYALFPHLDVYKNIGFGYKGKDYHARIMEVIELVNLKGFEKRYPNELSGGQQQRVALARALTRRPVVILLDEPFSNLDADLRVQMRLEVKRIIKEAEATAVFVSHDQKDALAISDRIVVMKDGVVQQHGTPREIYQFPENKFVATFVGQTNILEGKIGRDGRSVETELGNIPCNHTHNHEPGELVFISVRPDSLEMDTQGNIVGQIKQSTYTGDSIDAVIEVELANKKKRKLLAHIHPEKVVSPGDRVSFKVLPDFVAVIKHLNSSIQ from the coding sequence TTGTTTGATATTGAAATAAATTCAGTAACAAAAACTTATCCAGGTGCTAATGAACCTGCGGTCAATAACCTTACTCTAGCAGTGGAAAAGGGATCAATTGTTACCCTACTTGGACCTAGTGGATGCGGTAAATCAACAACCCTTCGTCTAATTGCTGGTTTTGAAAGGGCTGACTCAGGCAGCATAACCCTTGGAGGAAGGGTTGTAAGTGACAATAATACGTGGATTCCACCAGAGAAGCGAGGAGTGGGTATGGTGTTCCAGGACTATGCATTATTTCCTCATCTAGATGTTTATAAAAATATAGGTTTTGGATACAAGGGGAAGGATTATCATGCCAGGATAATGGAGGTTATTGAATTAGTTAACCTGAAGGGATTTGAAAAGCGTTATCCCAATGAGCTATCAGGTGGTCAGCAGCAAAGGGTAGCCCTGGCCAGGGCCCTGACACGCAGGCCGGTTGTCATTTTGTTAGATGAGCCATTTAGCAACCTGGATGCAGATTTACGAGTGCAGATGAGACTGGAGGTAAAACGTATCATTAAAGAAGCTGAAGCCACCGCTGTTTTTGTTTCCCATGATCAAAAAGACGCCCTGGCTATTTCTGATAGGATTGTGGTCATGAAGGACGGGGTAGTGCAGCAGCACGGAACACCCAGAGAAATCTACCAGTTTCCAGAAAATAAATTTGTTGCCACCTTTGTAGGTCAAACCAACATTCTTGAGGGTAAGATAGGCAGGGATGGCAGATCAGTAGAAACTGAATTAGGCAATATACCCTGCAATCATACCCATAACCATGAACCTGGGGAGTTGGTATTTATTTCTGTAAGACCAGATAGCCTGGAGATGGATACCCAGGGAAATATAGTTGGTCAAATCAAACAGTCTACCTATACAGGTGATTCAATTGATGCTGTGATAGAAGTGGAACTGGCAAATAAAAAAAAGCGCAAGCTTCTGGCACACATTCACCCTGAAAAGGTAGTCAGTCCTGGGGATAGGGTCAGCTTCAAGGTCTTGCCGGATTTTGTGGCTGTAATAAAGCATCTTAACTCCTCAATTCAATAA
- a CDS encoding peptidylprolyl isomerase, with translation MSKNPIVTMEMENGNVIKIELYPDEAPNTVRNFVSLINKGFYDGVTFHRVIPGFMVQGGCPEGSGMGGPGYSIKGEFNKNSFPNDLAHDRGVISMARTMAPNSAGSQFFIMVQKSPHLDGDYAAFGKVIEGMEEVDRIVNVNRDYRDKPEEDQRIARVTVDTFGVEYEEPQKM, from the coding sequence ATGTCAAAAAATCCAATAGTTACAATGGAAATGGAAAATGGGAATGTTATTAAGATTGAGCTTTATCCTGACGAGGCTCCCAATACTGTAAGAAACTTTGTGTCTTTGATAAATAAGGGCTTTTATGATGGAGTTACTTTCCATAGGGTAATACCTGGCTTTATGGTGCAGGGAGGCTGCCCGGAAGGCTCAGGTATGGGCGGACCTGGCTATTCCATAAAGGGAGAGTTTAATAAGAACAGCTTTCCCAATGACCTGGCACATGACAGGGGAGTTATTTCCATGGCAAGAACCATGGCCCCCAACTCTGCCGGCTCTCAGTTTTTCATAATGGTACAGAAATCCCCACATTTAGATGGGGATTATGCTGCCTTTGGAAAGGTTATTGAAGGAATGGAAGAGGTTGACAGGATAGTAAATGTTAATCGGGATTATAGAGATAAGCCTGAAGAAGATCAGCGAATTGCTAGAGTTACTGTAGATACCTTTGGGGTAGAATATGAGGAACCGCAGAAAATGTAA
- the mnmH gene encoding tRNA 2-selenouridine(34) synthase MnmH gives MKSKEITIDQLQQFKDFVKIDVRSPGEFVDGTIPGAFNIPLLDDAERAQVGTVYKQICTEKAKSMGYDIVKPKLPGIFSHIQSLSENNRKVVLFCWRGGMRSQRLVDYCSEHGLEVSYLSGGYRAYRRLVYSFLNDFEKIPEMVVLMGLTGVGKTKLLSLLAQNGVPVIDIEKAANNRGSVFGQIHGGSQPTQKNFEAMLYENFRSNDWGFSIIECESKRIGKIYLPDMIYHKMKTGLKIHLYADFDKRVERLLEDYAGFPEDKLIDAILHLKKALGQEKINNLIELVRNKKFHEVVAALLRDYYDPLYGYPRGQANTYDISINCNNLNIAAGEIRDFLSFRYGYA, from the coding sequence TTGAAGTCCAAAGAAATTACTATAGACCAATTACAACAGTTTAAAGATTTTGTAAAAATAGATGTCCGTTCACCAGGTGAGTTTGTTGATGGAACAATTCCTGGAGCGTTTAATATTCCCTTATTAGATGATGCCGAGAGGGCACAAGTTGGAACGGTTTACAAGCAAATCTGTACAGAAAAAGCAAAAAGCATGGGGTATGACATTGTTAAGCCCAAGCTGCCGGGCATCTTTAGTCACATTCAGAGCCTCTCAGAAAACAACAGAAAAGTTGTCTTATTCTGCTGGCGCGGAGGCATGAGAAGCCAGCGCCTGGTTGACTACTGCAGTGAACATGGACTGGAGGTTTCATACCTTTCTGGAGGCTACAGAGCTTACAGGAGGCTTGTTTATTCATTTCTTAATGATTTTGAAAAAATTCCTGAAATGGTTGTTTTAATGGGCTTAACAGGTGTTGGAAAAACAAAACTGCTGTCTTTACTGGCCCAAAATGGTGTGCCCGTAATAGACATTGAAAAGGCTGCAAATAATCGTGGTTCGGTTTTTGGTCAGATTCATGGGGGAAGTCAGCCGACTCAAAAAAACTTTGAGGCCATGCTCTATGAAAATTTTAGGAGTAATGACTGGGGCTTCTCAATTATAGAGTGTGAAAGTAAAAGAATAGGAAAAATCTATCTTCCAGATATGATTTATCATAAGATGAAGACAGGCCTAAAAATTCACCTTTATGCAGACTTTGATAAGCGGGTAGAAAGACTATTAGAGGATTATGCAGGCTTTCCTGAGGACAAGCTTATTGATGCAATACTGCATTTAAAAAAGGCCCTTGGTCAGGAAAAAATTAACAACCTTATTGAACTAGTTAGAAATAAAAAGTTCCACGAGGTTGTGGCAGCCCTCTTAAGGGATTACTATGATCCATTATATGGGTATCCACGGGGACAAGCAAATACTTATGACATCTCAATCAATTGTAACAACCTTAATATTGCTGCTGGGGAAATAAGAGACTTCTTGTCATTTAGATATGGGTATGCGTAA
- a CDS encoding homocysteine S-methyltransferase family protein, with the protein MDLKSFLEKKETVLLDGAMGTQLISKGIQPGGTPNIACPEVIRDIHREYIQAGSDIVTTNTFILNRIYLATHNINIDSAEANRAGVRIAKSISKEGGYVLGNIGLTGQLLEPYGAYREEQFYNAFKEQAEILAENGVDGFIIETQSDLREALCALKACKSISELPVIVSFTFSKNPRGFVTMMGNFLEDCVEKTIHEGADLVGANCGELDPLEMAEVVSAIKSISKVPIVIQPNAGKPKLVDNKTIYDMTPEAFAEDIKKCIEAGAKLVGGCCGTTPEHIHGVKKLIDSLKE; encoded by the coding sequence GTGGACTTAAAAAGTTTTTTAGAAAAAAAAGAAACGGTCCTTTTAGATGGTGCCATGGGTACCCAATTGATTAGTAAGGGGATACAGCCTGGAGGAACGCCAAATATTGCCTGCCCTGAAGTCATTAGAGATATTCATAGGGAGTATATCCAGGCAGGAAGTGATATTGTAACCACAAACACTTTTATACTAAATAGAATTTATTTAGCGACCCATAACATAAATATTGACAGTGCTGAAGCTAACAGGGCAGGTGTAAGGATTGCTAAAAGTATTTCTAAAGAAGGCGGCTATGTTTTAGGAAATATAGGGCTAACTGGTCAACTATTGGAACCTTATGGAGCTTATAGGGAGGAACAGTTTTACAATGCTTTTAAGGAACAGGCTGAGATACTTGCTGAGAATGGGGTTGACGGTTTTATCATTGAAACTCAAAGTGATTTGAGGGAAGCCCTTTGTGCTCTTAAGGCCTGCAAAAGCATCTCAGAACTGCCTGTAATTGTATCATTTACCTTTTCAAAGAACCCCAGGGGATTTGTTACCATGATGGGTAACTTCCTTGAAGACTGTGTTGAAAAGACAATCCATGAGGGAGCAGATTTAGTGGGGGCTAATTGTGGTGAACTAGACCCCCTTGAAATGGCTGAGGTTGTATCTGCTATAAAGTCCATATCTAAAGTACCCATAGTTATTCAGCCAAATGCAGGCAAGCCAAAGTTAGTAGATAACAAAACAATATATGACATGACACCAGAAGCATTTGCAGAGGATATCAAAAAATGTATTGAGGCAGGAGCAAAACTAGTGGGCGGCTGCTGTGGAACCACCCCGGAACATATACACGGGGTTAAAAAGCTTATAGATTCTTTAAAAGAATAA